CGGTTTTTTAAAAAGGAAGCTGAAACTGGTTCTATACATAAGGGTAAGCGCGCCGACCTGGTACTGCTAAACGCAAATCCTTTACAGGATATATCCAATGCTAAAGATATCAACCTGGTAATCTTTAATGGGAAGGTGTATGACAGGAAAAGTCTTGATGCCATCCTGGAGTAGTTTGAGCATATTCATTATTGTCAAAAGACCCCTTTGTAGTCGTACAATTGATTGGTTAAAATCCACAGGATAAGTAGTTATTGTCCGTCTGGGATCTTCGAAGGGACCTTATACACTTTAGGATGGTCTACCGATGCCTTCCGTACTGCAGGATCCCTGGCAATGGCACAGGAGGCTTGAAGGAGACCCGCAAGGATTAAATTTTCTAAATAAACAGCTCAGGCCGCATGGCCTCGTTACTGCAACGGGACTCCGTCCGCTTCTTTCAAACAAAGCTGCGCAATGTTTGAATGTCTCGTTGCACTCGACACCGAACCGGCCTAATGTCCCTTATGCAGTAACTGTTGTAGAGAGTAGAATAGTAGGAGCAAAAAATTTCATCAAGTAAATGAACATTTTTGTCCGTCTGGGGTCTCCGAAGGGACACCGGACAATCGAGGGATGATCTAACGAATGCCTTCCGTACTGCAGGGTCCCTGACATTCGCACAGTAGGCTTGAAGGAGACCCCGCAGGGACAAAGCTGTACGTCTTGTCACTAGCAGGATGACCTTGTGCATATAACAAAAATCAATCTTGAACAACAATAGATAGCTGCTGTCTAACCTCCAGCAGTGCTTCGTATTTTGCATATACACCTGCAAAGATTGAAGAAATGCCGAAAGTGACATACCGTGTATACGTAGTAGAACTTTCTAAAAAAGTGTTTACCGAAAACTGGAAGTTCAGGGCTGCTAACCCGCAATTCAATGGTACACTGGAGTGCCTTTATGTAGGCATGACGAGTAAGACACCGGCGGAAAGATTGAAACAACACAAGACGGGCTACATTAACGGCAAAGGCCATAAGCTATCTGCTAACATCGTTCAGAAGTATGGCATATACCTTAGGCCAAGTTTATATGAACACCTGAATGTAGAACCCATGACCCGTGCAGAAGCTTTGGCAATGGAAGAGAAGCTTGCGTTGCACTTACGACGACAAGGCTATGCTGTTTGGTTTAATTAAGTGAAAGCTGTTTGGTTTGAAGTTTAAGGTTTAAAGTTTGAAGTGATGCTTCTTACGTGGAAGTTACCTGCTGGATGGTTTTAGGATTAGCCGCAACTCGTTGAATTTTCTGTTCGAATTCTATAATTCGTTTGGCCTATCGAGGTCCTGGTTTCTTTATTCAGTCCTGCAAGAAGAATAGGTGATATGGTGGCAGGCACGCGTGTTGTTGTTTATACAGAGGAGCCTGTTTCCTTAGTTGCTTAAATAATCCAACAATTATTCGCAATTGATGTTGTGTATGGACTTGTTCAGCTATAGCAAACAGAGGAGAATAGCTTGGTCTTTACAATCAGGACTAGCCAGTGCTTAAACTTGAAAAGCAACCAACAATAGTCGGTAACAAAGACATAAATGCATAACATATGAAAGCGATTGCCTTAATTCCAGGAACTTCCAATGTATCGTTGGCCGAGGTAGATGAACCGTTGATCACGCAACCAGGTGAAGTAAAAATAAAGATGCTTCAGGTAGGTATCTGCGGCACTGATAGGGAAGAAGCAGCTGGTGGTAGGGCTGATGCGCCTGAAGGCAAGCGGCAATTGATCATAGGACATGAAATGTTTGGCCAGGTAGTAGAAGTAGGCGACGAGGTAACATCTGTTAAGCCGGGCGATTATGCGGTGTTCACTGTGCGAAGAGGATGCGGCAAGTGTAACGCCTGCAACAACAACCGCAGCGATATGTGTTATACCGGAGATTATACAGAGCGAGGTATAAAAGCTGCTGATGGTTTCCAGTCACAATACGTGGTGGACAATGAGCAATACCTGGTAAAGGTTCCTGAAGCAATAAAAAGTATAGGTGTATTAACAGAGCCTATGTCTGTTGCCGCAAAGGCTATAGATGAAGCAATGATCATGCAGTCTGCAAGGCTGAAGAACTTTGACAGGGAAGAAAATTGGTTGAAAGGAAAAAAGGCTTTAATAGCGGGTATTGGAGCAATAGGATTGATGGCAGCTTTTGCACTTCGTCTTCGTGGCGCCGAAGTACTGGGAATGGATGTGGTAGATGAAGATACCCTTCGTCCACAGATACTAAAGCAGATAGGTGGAAAGTATATAGATGGCAGGCAGGTGAAGGTGACAGATATTGATGATGCATTTGGTCCTGCTGACTTTGTATTTGAAGCCACAGGAATTGCCAAACTTCAAATTCAACTGATAGATACATTAGCCATCAACGGTATTTATGTAGCTACTGGTATTCCATCTGGCGAAAGGCCACTGACCATCATGGCTGGCGATCTTATGCAGCAATTGGTACTCAAAAACCAGATCATACTTGGAAGTGTAAATGCGAGTATTGATCATTATAAAATGGCGGTTGAAGATCTATATGCCAGTTATGAAAAATGGCCTGGTCCAATTCAAGCAATCATTACAGAAAAAATACCTTTTACTGATTTTGAGAAAGCACTGCATCAGCATTCAGCCGATGAGATAAAAGTAGTAGTGGATTGGTCTGTTTGATCTGTATA
This region of Aridibaculum aurantiacum genomic DNA includes:
- a CDS encoding ribose-5-phosphate isomerase; amino-acid sequence: MPKVTYRVYVVELSKKVFTENWKFRAANPQFNGTLECLYVGMTSKTPAERLKQHKTGYINGKGHKLSANIVQKYGIYLRPSLYEHLNVEPMTRAEALAMEEKLALHLRRQGYAVWFN
- a CDS encoding glucose 1-dehydrogenase, translating into MKAIALIPGTSNVSLAEVDEPLITQPGEVKIKMLQVGICGTDREEAAGGRADAPEGKRQLIIGHEMFGQVVEVGDEVTSVKPGDYAVFTVRRGCGKCNACNNNRSDMCYTGDYTERGIKAADGFQSQYVVDNEQYLVKVPEAIKSIGVLTEPMSVAAKAIDEAMIMQSARLKNFDREENWLKGKKALIAGIGAIGLMAAFALRLRGAEVLGMDVVDEDTLRPQILKQIGGKYIDGRQVKVTDIDDAFGPADFVFEATGIAKLQIQLIDTLAINGIYVATGIPSGERPLTIMAGDLMQQLVLKNQIILGSVNASIDHYKMAVEDLYASYEKWPGPIQAIITEKIPFTDFEKALHQHSADEIKVVVDWSV